The following DNA comes from Tachypleus tridentatus isolate NWPU-2018 chromosome 9, ASM421037v1, whole genome shotgun sequence.
AATAGTATGTTAAAGCTATAAagctaaaactgaaaattattgtttacaaaacattaaactagtTTTACAGGAGTTGCCAGTGTGCATTCTTTCTGTGACTGTTCATGATGTGATGGTATTCATGACATCTGTTTTGTCCACACAGGTTTTATCAAGGTTGTGCTGTACCTGACATTTATGACCATCATGATTAAAATCCACACTTTCCCACTGTTTGCCATCAGACCAATGTATCTCAGCATGAGGTATGTGTCAGCTTCTGCCATTATCTTATcaataatgtttacaaaattgtAAGTTGGTTCTGTAAGTTATTCTAAGGCTTAAACATTGTGATGTTTGTCCAGAATTATGTATTTGTTCTAAAGGCTGGCTTGTACAGTATTTTTGTGGATATACTGTCTTTCAGAATTGAAACATGATCTTAAATATATCcctaatacatttatttacaacataCTGCGATTATTGTTCAAGTAGTTAATTCTCAGAAAATAAGTTCACAGATTTTCCTTACTAATATAACTGACTTTGAAAGCTAGTTCCTGCTAAAGTGTGTTTCATCTACTTTACTTGTGCAAATCTCACTTCTCAGAAAatccaaaaatgttttattcttaggGCTTTGAAGAAGGCATTCAATGATGTAATTATGTCAAGAAGAGCTATAAGGAACATGAACACTTTGtaagtttctgtttttatgaatatttagtttTGCAGTATCTAgaacaaatactttttaaaaaaactttattaagcaAGAAAGTTAAGACAGTTGATCAACGTGCTACAGAATGGTCTTTAACAAAACAAGGACTCACtattgtgtattatatataaatgttgttaCTGTTGATGTTATAACTAATCAACCATTACATAGAATACAGTATTAACAGTGTTCATTTCTACTTCCTCTATTATAGCATACTTATCTATCACCTTTGGTAGCGAATTGTGAAATGTTGATTAATTGTGAAATATAACATACCAATTTTAATTATGTCTGATTCTCATAAACATATGTAATACCGTACAGATTGTTGGTATTGTACTGTTTCTCTTTCGTCATTCTGACTTGTGGTGCATCACTAGTTGTACTTGTCTTTTTTTAGTTCTGACTTGTGCTGTGTCACCAGTGATACATGTCATTTATAGTTCTGTGTCACCAGTGATACATGTCATTTATAGTTCTGTGTCACCAGTGGTACTTGTCATTTACAGTTGTGACGTGTAGTGTGTTGCTAGTGGTATCTCAGTTTTCCTTTCTCAGGAATGTAATGGACAGTGACCACTTTTCATAAACCAAGTAAACTTAGCAATATTATCTTTGTCAATAAATATTTGCTTCACCATGGAGTACtgttgttatattttcaaaagatgttgttaaaaataaaatcttcagttttagaatgtgaattattattttactgtgaGTTAGAAGGTATTTCAACTTCATAATATAGTGACAAACTTTATATTActtgcaaaataaattaaattttcttgtgagataaacattaaaatgtatctGTTCTTGGACAGTTTCTCACCTGTGAAGTGTGATGATTACTGCTTTCATTAAATTAACCTAAAGGTAGTCAATTTAAAGGTTAAAACTTCAGTGCATAAAAACAGactaacattaataataacattttaatagagACTCTCTTCCGTTAGGTACCCTGATGCTACGGCTGAAGACCTAGCATCTGTGGAcaatgtttgtattatttgtcGGGAAGAAATGTTGGGTAATGGTAGTAGTAAAAAATTACCTTGTAATCACATCTTCCACACTTCTTGCCTTCGATCATGGTTCCAACGGCAACAGACTTGTCCGACGTGCCGTATGGACGTCCTGAGGATACCTGCCAACTCCAGTGCTGGACAACAAAGGACTCCAGGAGCAGCCCCTGGACAACAACAGGAAGCACAGCCTCAACCACAACCCCAGATACCTAATTGTAGGTCACTTGTTCATTAGGTGAAGTTTAAGGTTTATAGGACTTTACCTAGTTCACAGTATGTTAACTTAAACACCTCAGTTTGTTATTGAAGAGTTTTGTTAGatgtaagttttaaatatctAGAAAGGAGTGAGATACATActttatttaacactgtaagatgaatttctttttataatttataacaaaattagcAGAAGTGGTTatttaattctaaagaaattgaAACATTTACAATGAAAATGTGTAATCATTAATCACCTTCATATTACAACATTAAGACTTTAAATTAACACTAGGTGGATGGCAAAAAGTTAGTGAATTCTAGTGTTTAGTAAAGATACTATCATTTTTGTCAGTTGATAATTCACACCAGTTGTAAGCAATGGTCAAactattagaaacaaaaacttgGGACAagtatatttcttttcttaagtACTAGTGGTATTTTAAGAGTAGCAGGTGAAAACAGAACATTCATGTTAgcaaacataattattattacatatgtaGGTCTAAGACTTGATTTGGTCTGGGTTATTAATCAATGTAATTGATTAGTAATTAGCATCACATGGAGACTCAAGTAATTCAGATTAGTGGTTctgaatgttatttattgtttttcactgttCCAACTATCTAAACAATTAAGTATTGCTTGTTAGAGGTTTCCGAGTTTGTGTATAAGAtactttttttatcaatttagaaTTAAAATCATATTACTTCTAAAATGGCAAATTGAAAAtgtcttaaaactttaaaatgtttgcaAAAACCCAGAACAAGATCAAAATTGGAATATTAGTCGTGTTAATATATCTTATTACCTGGAAGAAATGGACTGAGCTGGCATTTAACAAATTCCACTAATCACCCAGCTCTTTAAGTTTTATAGTATGTTAAACCTAAGAAATTGAACTTATTTTTATTGGAAACGTGTCGGATATAGCCGCTGAAGTGTCACAACCCAAATTGTAATGTTCTTTTGCAaaagcccaccgctagtacagccgtatgtctccggatttacaacgctaaaatcaggggttcgattcccctcggtgggctgagcagatagccctatgtggctttgctataagaagaacacacacacactttttgcAAAATGGCTGGCACATTTGCTCATCACTTTTCAAATAACTGGCGTATATTTGCCACTTGCCTGAAAGTTTGTTTCAAACCTTGATTGCATGCAAaacaactagtttgttttttttgacaaGATTTTAATAAAGGAATGGTGCTTTGTTATCAATCCAGGTTTTCAATTTAGTTAAATCCTTATTTGTCTTAAAGCAGCACACCAATTGGGAAAACAGTTTGCCACAGCTTTAATAATTGTCTCATGATATTGAGAAATATGGCATTGCAAAAagcttaaattattttgtaaaataaactgaaaatcattagAATCAAAATGTTCTTGAATATAGTTAATATTTAAAGGTAAACTTGTTGCTGTCTAATGTATGTTCAGTAGACTAAAACTGGTTCTATAAATCTGACTGAGATTATGTTCAAACCAGTCCGGAAAAGTTCTGATATCATCATGTAGTTGTGACATATTTTCAAAGTgtcagatatttaatatttattgtcattgagtgttgtatttgtttttttattttttttctctctattatAGGGCCAGGATTTCCACTAGGTGGTGGTGGTGGTCCAGGACCATTTTGGGTACCTCTTCCACAACAGCAGCCACAGCAACAGGCTAGTGAGTATCTTATGTTATTCAGGGagttaatgtatgttttattggcaaaaaacttgtttcttaaaatattctttaagatAAATTACAAGATTTGTTAGTGCATATCCATATTCACCGTACTGTCAGGTCACCAAACTGGACTTAAAATGTGTTTGTACTACTTGCACTAATTGTAAATAAGGacattaattaattcattaaagcAGTTTGAAATTTTAACTTTCTGAAAAAGGACCATCTTTCCAGTTTGATTACTTATTGATTTTGTTCTCATAATTTAACTCCTAGGTACAAGTAAGTCAGTGTTCTTCTCATGACATTTCTACTGTTATATTCAATATATAACAAAAGTTCTTTTTTATTGGTGTGTACAAATAAACTTAGCATCAGAAATTATACCAAGAAATACTTGACACTTGTTTCCTTTAAATTGcacacttttaataatttttttgctGTTTGTgctttttaatgtaaatttctgtaatatttataacttcGTAGCCTCcagtcattttattttactttgatataAATCGATTTtcaaaagaatataattttctccAATGTTAGCCATTAGATTATTCATAACTGTTAGATATACATGTCTGTTTAGGGTAATGTGAGTatgaaatttagttatttaaagAAGCAGTAGTTTATCTCTGGTTTATGTAACTGTGTACAAATCAGTTATTGTGAATTGGTACTTGTTGAATTATTGTGTCAGGTTACTAGCTATTTCTAAtatttctcattgttttatttGAGTATTACTTGATCATGATATGATGCAGTGTgtggaacaaaacaaacaaactgtggtaGATATTTAGTCTTGAGGAAAGATATTTCACTTTCCCAACTGAGTCGTTCAGGGACAAGAGCTTCCCCTTTTGCCCCATGTGTGGAACATTGTTGGCCTCAGTATATGAGCAGTGAACAATATCTAGTTCAATTTACATTTGACAAAGTCAGTTGGATGGTAGTGTTGTAGGTCACAAGACCAACCTTCAGAAGGTCTGTCTTGGTGTTTTACAGGTTTTGAAAATACAGCCagctaaaatatgttttactggTAACACCACCCATGATAGTTGATACTACGCTTTTGCAATGATGTCTATAGtgctttctttatttttatttgtcaccaAGTGCCATATTACCTGTACACCAATCCACAGTTATAAGCTTACATTACACGTAGGCTTACAACAAGTTTGTATGAACTTCATCTGATGTTTGGATTATATCAAACACTAGTGATTATTCCTAATATTCAACATGTCTAATAGTCTTGCTGTGATCCTGTTTGgctacaaacataaaataattactgaCTCCAACactggttttagttttatttgctgCTTTTTTGTATGAGAAGTTAGAACAAAGTTCTGTGTCTTGAACCCTCAGGTTTGTGGCTTAGACATTAAAATCTAAACTATAACACTGACAACACTTGGATAGATACCTTGACCTAGACTGCATGATTGTGAATTTAACCATAAAGAGTGTATTGCAGTAACTTTTAAAGTGAAAAACAGGTGTGAACTCTTGTGAGCCTGAGATTGTATaagtaattgtaattttattttactaactgcattaattctagaaagataaagaaaatttgaatgtatttcatgttttttgtggTGGTTATAAGGTTAGTTATGAACTGAGCTTGTATAGTGTGAGGGTAGAGAAAAAAGAAAGCACATGAAATGTGAAGTTTCACAGAGAATTATCTTCCTTTAGAAGGTTCtagttgtttttgaaattaaaatagcaaTAGTTGTGAGTTTCAGTCAGCAGTTTGATTTCATACATTTTCCGACAAGTGTTTagcaaaaatacttaattaaaagaattctgatttttttgtgtacaaaagacaaGTAATGCTTGCCAAATTTCTTGAAGATGCACTTACTACATTAAAAAGTGTAGAatgtatagtttaatattttggTGGTTGCAAGACTGGTTAAAATAACTACAAGTGCATTTAAAGATGGTTTAGGTATGTTATTGGATTTATACTCCACACTGCAAAGTAGAATAGGATGTATTACTTTGTACATTTATTTGTTCTAGTGTTGTGGACAGGTTGAATGGATGGATTTTTGAACGAATTGATACAGTGGGCACTATATCAAGAAATTTGGGGGTCTTAAATATACAGTATATTATCAttagtgatgatgagaaaacccacttgtagagaaaaatatatatgtaaaaacagctggtatgggtagagaaaggactatgtagaggagagaacaacatttcaaccttcttcggtcatcggcaggttcacaaagaaagaaaaaggtaactagCCGATAGCTggtcacatgtttgaagggggttgtgtaattgagtgtaggaatgtagagggcgtgcttaaatgttggattatatttattaatataggtataaatgtgttcctttgtattggtttattttggagttgttgtacaagtaaggcttctttaattttgcatttgtttatgtttgtttctttgtttagtatttgggtgttttcaatggttatgttgtatttatttgatttgcagtgttcgaaaatgtgtgaaggtgacttttttgttctttgaatctggtttccatttttctacttgtttttccaatatagaagtcatgaaagttatcacattatattttataaataatgttggtgtggtgtttgtcagtgtagtttttacatagtatagactttagtcAGCTATtgttcagttacctctttctttgtgaacctcaagatgactgaagaaggtcgaaatgttgtttgctcctccacatagttttctctacccataccagctatttttaCATACATAGTATACCATCAGTGATCATATAGCTTTCTGATACACACAAgtaacatttgtataattttagaCTTCAATAGAAATTTCCCATATGTTATAAGCTGAACTTATTAAGTTGATAATGTAGGAGGTGTTAGAAGCATATTCAGATATAAGTAATTCATTTCGATAGGCTATTCTGTCATGCAACATTTTTAtgacttgttttgtgtttatgctCAAAGTATAGGGTTTACTCATACAAGGTTTATTGATTTTACATGCTAAATGCAATTATAATGGAATATTAAATtcctaaataattataatttttacattcatGGTTTCAAAATATCTTCTTGACAGGTACTGGAACTTCGGCACAGAGTAGTTCTGCAGCGCCATCTTTAGGTTCTACAACCACTACCTCCACTACAGCTGGTGGGATGTATGCCAACCAAACTAACCAACCATTCTCAATGCCACCTTTTGCTTTTCCTCCTTTCTGTAAGTCAGTTGAACAAAACGTTTTCACATGTGCATCAGAAAATCATtgacaatgtttattttatttcatggttcCAATTCCAATGTATGTTTGAGACTGTTTATCTAATAAGaagatattattacaaataaatttctGTCAATATTTTTAGAACCTAGAGCTTTGTCTTCTGTTGTAACGCTTTACCTTTCTTATATTATTTCCTGGTGACCCATTTAATTATCTTTGCTTCACTAAGTACAGAGGGATATGGAGAAAACTGTTAATTATCGTTGTTTCACTAGGTACAGGGGGATATAGAGACAACTGTTGATTATTGTTGTTTCACTAGGTACAGGGGGATATAAGGACAACTGTTGATTACTGTTGTATCACTAGGTACAGGGGGATATAGAGAAAACTGTTAATTATCGTTGTTTCACTAGGTACAGGGGGATATAGAGATAACTGTTGATTATTGTTGTTTCACTAGGTACAGGGGGATATAAGGACAACTGTTGATTACTGTTGTTTCACTAGGTACAGGGGGATATAGAGACAACTGTTGATTATCGTTGTTTCACTAGGTACAGGAGGATATAAGGACAACTGTTGATTATCGTTGTTTCACTAGGTACAGGGGGATATAAGGACAACTGTTGATTATCGTTGTTTCACTAGGTACAGGGGGATATAAGGACAACTGTTGATTATTGTTGTTTCACTAGGTACAGGGGGATATAAGGACTGCTTATGTAGACAAATTTTGACTTGCTGTGTATCTTTTGTTTCCAGGTTTACACCACTACCACCATTTATCTACACATTTTGACTTGCTGTGTATTTTCTATATTCAGCTTTACACCACTACCACCATTTATCAAGACACATTTTGACTTGCTGTGTATCTTCTATATTCAGCTTTACACCACTACCACCATTTATCTAGACACATTTTGACTTGCTGTGTATCTTCTATATTCAGCTTTACACCACTACCACCTTTTATCTAGACACATTTCGACTTGCTGTGTATCTTCTGTTTCCAGTTTTACACCACTACCACCATTTATCTAGACACATTTCGACTTGCTGTGTATCTTCTGTTTCCAGTTTTACACCACTACCACCATTTATCTAGACACATTTCGACTTGCTGTGTATCTTCTGTTTCCAGTTTTACACCACTACCACCATTTATCTAGACACATTTCGACTTGCTGTGTATCTTCTGTTTCCAGTTTTACACCACTACCACCATTTATCTAGACACATTTCGACTTGCTGTGTATCTTCTGTTTCCAGTTTTACACCACTACCACCATTTATCTAGACACATTTCGACTTGCTGTGTATCTTCTGTTTCCAGTTTTACACCACTACCACCATTTATCTAGACACATTTCGACTTGCTGTGTATCTTCTGTTTCCAGTTTTACACCACTACCATCATTTATCTAGACACATTTCGACTTGCTGTGTATCTTCTGTTTCCAGTTTTACACCACTACCACCATTTATCTAGACACATTTCGACTTGCTGTGTATCTTCTGTTTCCAGTTTTACACCACTACCACCATTTATCTAGACACATTTCGACTTGCTGTGTATCTTCTGTTTCCAGTTTTACACCACTACCACCATTTATCTAGACACATTTCGACTTGCTGTGTATCTTCTGTTTCCAGTTTTACACCACTACCACCATTTATCTAGACACATTTCGACTTGCTGTGTATCTTCTGTTTCCAGTTTTACACCACTACCACCATTTATCTAGACACATTTTGACTTGCTGTGTATCTTCTATATTCAGCTTTACACCTCTACCACCATTTATCTACACATTTTGACTTGCTGTGTATCTTCTATATTCAGCTTTACACCACTACCACCATTTATCTACACATTTTGACTTGCTGTGTATCTTCTATATTCAGCTTTACACCACTACCACCATTTATCTAGACACATTTTGACTTGCTGTGTATCTTCTATATTCAGCTTTACACCTCTACCACCATTTATCTACACATTTTGACTTGCTGTGTATCTTCTATATTCAGCTTTATACCTCTACCACCATTTATCTACACATATTGACTTGCTGTGTATCTTCTATATTCAGCTTTACACCACTACCACCATTTATCTACACATTTTGACTTGCTGTGTATCTTCTATATTCAGCTTTACACCACTACTACCAGTTATCTAGACACATTTTGACTTGCTGTGTATCTTCTATATTCAGCTTTACACCACTACCACCATTTATCTACACATTTTGACTTGCTGTGTATCTTCTATATTCAGCTTTACACCTCTACCACCATTTATCTACACATTTTGACTTGCTGTGTATCTTCTATATTCAGCTTTACACCTCTACCACCATTTATCTACACATTTCGACTTGCTGTGTATCTTCTATATTCAGCTTTACACCACTACCATCATTTATCTACATATTTTGACTTGCTGTGTTTCTTCTATATTCAGCTTTACACCTCTACCACCATTTATCTACACATTTTGACTTGCTGTGTATCTTCTGTATCGAGTTTTATACCATGACCACCACTtaccaaaatgttattttactttttttttttttgcacctgTAATAAGTTTTGCATAAGAATCACTTCTTTAGAcatcattttgtaacaacttttgtatttcttgtatttagctgttgtttttttgccATAGTTATACTTAAGACTTATCTTTTGCCCAGTTCTTCCACCACCTCCACCACCACTTCCACAGGCAGATTTCAGTGGACTAACAAATGAAGAATTGGAAGCTTTAGAAGGAGAAGAGAGAGAAAACGTTGAGGCTAGGATTCGGTGTCTACGAAACATTCAGACACTTCTCGATGCTGCTGTTCTTCAGATGCAACAGTACAGTGGTGTTGTATGTTCTTTAAGGTTAGAAAACGGTTAAGTATCAGAAGCGTTGTACCATGATTTAGTGTTTCTTGGTCTTTAGCATCGTTGAGTAAGTTCTTAGGTGAAAATGGTTTATCATAACTGATTGCTCCTTAATCTGTACCTAAAAAGTAAAGTACTTGAGACATTCTGTATATTAGCACAGCACTTTTTAATTTGTGGTGGTTTTGTTTGTGAGCATTTTATGGGTGTGTATCACTTCTTGAGTTATTGTAGTTAGCACGatcttaatattataaactattctTCATAAGAAGAATGGTGAACTATTTGAAAGTGTTTGAGTTGTGGGTTTcgtttgaaaaccattacaacTTCTGTATGTGATCCTGTGTGAAAACTTCTTAACCTGAAGTAATGTATTAAAGATATTATTAACATGCATGGTTTCAAAAGAATGGCACATGTTGTGACTGAGCTCTGTATGACACACTAGGAGTACACGAAGTACAGTAACGAACACTACAGCAACCGATCAGTCTGGTCCAAGTGTCAGCACTCCATCGACTAGTAAAGCACCAACTCAAGTTTCTGCCGAAGCTGCAAAGCCAAGTACCAGTAAACAATTTCAAGCACCCAGTTCTACTAAACCAGAATCTGGTGATATTAACCAAGGTAGGTAAATATGTTTTGGTATTTATAAGTCTATGTGTGGTTTTtgtgaaataatgtatttttatgaatatatattagtatacaaataaattatggaTATTGTTAGATAACACAGAAACTGATACATCAAGAAATGtgattataaaaaagaaagttgtgGGATTTTTGTTAACCAAGGTGAGGACTATATCATAACAAGTGGATACCAAGGGTTTTACTTGGTTCTCTTAACTAGAAATGACACTTTTGTGATTTCTAACTTTTTATCGTCACCTGAGACTGTTCACAACAACCGGGGGATGAAGAAACTTCATTGTCTGATTTACAGTTCTATTAACagacttgaaaataaaaagttcaaCTGAATGTTGTTGGGAGTAAACCATAATTGGTGAAGATAAAACGGAGCGAactcatttaatatatatatttatttactagaaAAGGCTTTATTTGCAATATGTAACAAACTTACAAAGTACTTAAGTACATAGAATTGTCAGATGACTAAATAAACAGATTTGactaatttacaataaaacacacacacacacgtgcttGTTTTGAGGTTATCATTTAAAACCatcaaattttgtattttgctgATAGACAAACTAGTAAACTTTCATCTAATATCATTCAATGTCAAGCAACTGGTGTCTGGTCAAGTTTCATCATCATTACTATTTggagtgggcctggcatggccaggtggttaaggcgcttaactTGTGATCCGTGGGtgggaggttcgaatccccatcacaccaaacatgctcatcctttcaagcttggaggcattataatgtaatagtcaatcccattattcactggtctaagagtagcccaagagttggcagtggttggtggtgactagctgccttccctctactcttaaactgctaaattagggatggctagtgtagatatacctcatgtagctttgtgtgaaattcaaaccaaacaaaacagtACTATTTGAAGTACcaatacatattgttttataaaagctAAACTTTCTTTGAGCTTTTCATCACATATAATTATAGATAcatttctttatactttttacTAGTCTCTTCCCCTTAATGTTTTTTGTATGAATGGATGTGTGTGCACATAAATTTATAGctaaatatacaacttaaaatgtatgtttatttatagtaTGTCTTAAATGCACTTCTGATTActaggtttttgtttttattaggaaTCACATTTGCTAACAATGAACAGAAGAGAAATGTTCTGACTAGTCAGGAACAAACCTTAAACTTGGATGAAACAGATAATGAAACTTTGAGTGTTCAggaaaatagacagtaaaactttatggttggtcagaaaataatttataataaatagtgaTAGAGTAGGTAATGGAACTTGGTGTTTGATCAGGAACTAACTTCTAAACAGGGATGAAACAGATAACGGAACTTGGTGATTGATCAGGAACTAACTTTTAAACATGGATGAAACAGATAATGGAACTTGGTGTTTGATCAGGAACTAACTTTTAAACATGGATGAAACAGATAATGGAACTTGATGTTTGATCAGGAACTAACTTTTAAACATGGATGAAACAGATAATGGAACTTGATGTTTGATCAGGAACTAACTTTTAAATAGGAATGAAACAGATAATGGAACTTGGTGTTTGATCAGGAACTAACTTTTAAACATGGATGAAACAGATAATGGAACTTGATGTTTGATCAGGAACTAACTTTTAAACATGGATGAAACAGATAATGGAACTTGATGTTTGATCAGGAACTAACTTTTAAATAGGAATGAAACAGATAATGGAACTTGGTGTTTGATCAGGAACTAACTTTTAAACAGGGATGAAACAGATAATGGAACTTGGTGTTTGATCAGGAACTAACTTTTAAACAGGGATGAAACAGATAATGGAACTTGGTGTTTGATCAGGAACTAACTTTTAAACAGGGAGGAAACAGATAATGGAACTTGGTGTTTGATCAGGAACTAACTTTTAAACAGGGATGAAACAGATAATGGAACTTGGTGTTTGATCAGGAACTAACTTTTAAACAGGGATGAAATAGATAATGGAACTTGGTGTTTGATCAGGAACTTACTGTAACAGAcaggaataaaataaataataagactGATTGGTCAGAAACAAACAAAGTGGAGATGGACATGGATAAAGCTttgaagttaaagaaaataaaaattaaacatgtttgaaATAGTTAGGAAATGA
Coding sequences within:
- the sip3 gene encoding septin interacting protein 3 isoform X1, coding for MRGMLLTFGSLLLTLAVVGNAYYQKKQFYPSVVYITKSNPSMAVIYLQAFVMVLMMGKITRKLFFGQLRAAEMEHLIERSWYAVTETCLAFTVFRDDFSPKFVALFTVLLFLKCFHWLAEDRVDYMERSPNISLLFHIRVVGLLTLLGFLDYLFVSHAYYITLTKGPSVQLVFGFEYAILLTVVVNIMIKYVLHTVDLQSENPWENKAVYVLYTELIMGFIKVVLYLTFMTIMIKIHTFPLFAIRPMYLSMRALKKAFNDVIMSRRAIRNMNTLYPDATAEDLASVDNVCIICREEMLGNGSSKKLPCNHIFHTSCLRSWFQRQQTCPTCRMDVLRIPANSSAGQQRTPGAAPGQQQEAQPQPQPQIPNWPGFPLGGGGGPGPFWVPLPQQQPQQQASTGTSAQSSSAAPSLGSTTTTSTTAGGMYANQTNQPFSMPPFAFPPFFLPPPPPPLPQADFSGLTNEELEALEGEERENVEARIRCLRNIQTLLDAAVLQMQQYSGVVCSLRSTRSTVTNTTATDQSGPSVSTPSTSKAPTQVSAEAAKPSTSKQFQAPSSTKPESGDINQEATKTVKNGTVVDDFQDLDDHQKITNSKEPNCHEEIRRRRLEKFSKPLGHSGPRETSNQSEEDENCETD
- the sip3 gene encoding septin interacting protein 3 isoform X2 — encoded protein: MRGMLLTFGSLLLTLAVVGNAYYQKKQFYPSVVYITKSNPSMAVIYLQAFVMVLMMGKITRKLFFGQLRAAEMEHLIERSWYAVTETCLAFTVFRDDFSPKFVALFTVLLFLKCFHWLAEDRVDYMERSPNISLLFHIRVVGLLTLLGFLDYLFVSHAYYITLTKGPSVQLVFGFEYAILLTVVVNIMIKYVLHTVDLQSENPWENKAVYVLYTELIMGFIKVVLYLTFMTIMIKIHTFPLFAIRPMYLSMRALKKAFNDVIMSRRAIRNMNTLYPDATAEDLASVDNVCIICREEMLGNGSSKKLPCNHIFHTSCLRSWFQRQQTCPTCRMDVLRIPANSSAGQQRTPGAAPGQQQEAQPQPQPQIPNWPGFPLGGGGGPGPFWVPLPQQQPQQQASTGTSAQSSSAAPSLGSTTTTSTTAGGMYANQTNQPFSMPPFAFPPFFLPPPPPPLPQADFSGLTNEELEALEGEERENVEARIRCLRNIQTLLDAAVLQMQQYSGVVCSLRSTRSTVTNTTATDQSGPSVSTPSTSKAPTQVSAEAAKPSTSKQFQAPSSTKPESGDINQGITFANNEQKRNVLTSQEQTLNLDETDNETLSVQENRQ